In one window of Ruminococcus hominis DNA:
- the glnA gene encoding type I glutamate--ammonia ligase has protein sequence MHNYTREDILKMVEEEDVGFIRLQFTDIYGTIKNMAVTVSQLEKALDNRCVFDGSSVEGFAELGESDMYLYPDLNTFEIFPWRPQQGKVARMICDVHYPDGRPFELDPRYILKKVVKEAEEMGYTLKASPECEFFLFHTDEDGIPTTITHEQGSSFDVGPLDLGENARRDMVLTLEDMGFNVETSHHELAPAQHEIDFHYDDALSTADNIVTFRMVVKTIAKRHGLHATFMPKPKIETAGSGMHMNLSLWKDGKNIFRDDTDKNGMSQEGYQFMGGILEHIKAITCITNPTVNSYKRFVPGYEAPVYITWSGKSRSPLIRIPAMRGEHTRLELRSPDPSANPYLALAVLLAAGLDGIKNSIKPIGSIDLNAQKMTDEQRASLHIDMLPQSLPEAINELEQDSFIKDVLGRELSTKMIDSHKKAYHEYCMQVTDWEIANYLHKI, from the coding sequence ATGCACAACTATACACGTGAAGATATTCTGAAAATGGTAGAGGAAGAAGATGTAGGATTTATCCGTCTGCAATTTACAGACATTTATGGAACGATAAAAAACATGGCAGTCACTGTCAGTCAGTTAGAAAAAGCATTGGATAACAGATGCGTATTTGATGGTTCATCGGTAGAAGGATTTGCAGAACTCGGTGAATCAGATATGTATTTATATCCGGATCTGAATACATTTGAGATTTTCCCATGGAGACCACAACAAGGAAAAGTTGCACGTATGATCTGTGATGTGCATTATCCGGATGGAAGACCATTTGAACTGGATCCGCGTTATATATTGAAAAAAGTTGTAAAAGAAGCCGAAGAAATGGGGTATACGCTGAAAGCAAGTCCGGAGTGCGAATTTTTCCTTTTCCACACAGACGAGGATGGAATTCCGACAACGATCACACATGAGCAGGGAAGCTCATTTGATGTAGGACCTCTGGACCTTGGAGAAAATGCAAGACGAGACATGGTTTTGACATTAGAAGATATGGGATTTAACGTAGAAACATCACATCATGAGCTGGCTCCGGCACAGCATGAAATTGATTTTCATTATGATGATGCACTTTCAACGGCAGACAATATCGTAACATTTCGTATGGTAGTAAAAACCATTGCAAAGAGACATGGCCTGCATGCGACATTTATGCCAAAACCAAAAATCGAGACAGCCGGTTCAGGAATGCATATGAATCTGTCACTCTGGAAAGATGGCAAAAACATTTTCAGGGATGATACAGATAAAAATGGTATGAGTCAGGAAGGATATCAGTTTATGGGTGGAATTCTGGAACATATCAAGGCAATCACATGCATCACCAATCCGACGGTTAATTCTTACAAACGTTTTGTGCCTGGGTATGAAGCACCGGTCTATATTACCTGGTCAGGCAAATCACGTTCACCGCTTATCCGGATTCCGGCTATGCGAGGAGAACATACGAGACTGGAGCTTAGGAGTCCGGACCCTTCGGCAAATCCTTATCTGGCACTGGCAGTGCTTCTGGCAGCAGGTCTGGATGGAATTAAAAATAGCATCAAGCCGATAGGAAGCATAGATTTGAACGCACAGAAAATGACAGATGAGCAGCGCGCTTCACTGCACATTGATATGCTGCCACAGAGCCTTCCGGAAGCTATAAATGAACTGGAACAGGATTCATTTATCAAAGATGTGCTTGGAAGAGAATTATCAACAAAGATGATCGATTCGCATAAAAAAGCATATCATGAATATTGCATGCAAGTTACAGATTGGGAAATTGCAAATTATCTACACAAAATCTGA